In Eleginops maclovinus isolate JMC-PN-2008 ecotype Puerto Natales chromosome 19, JC_Emac_rtc_rv5, whole genome shotgun sequence, the sequence CAAAGGagtttttccccaaaatgttgatattttgcTTTATCTAAAAGTCACATCTTGTCGCAGTAAATCGTTTTAGTTGCCACCGAGCACCCACTCAACACTGTAACTGAGCCAAGAAAGCTTGAGTTagtgacattttaaattaaaaattaaaaataataaaaacaacaaaacaaaaataaataataaataaaaataaaaataaaaaaaaatagaaaataaataaatttaaaaaacaaaacaaaaataaataaaaaaaccttcaaATATTTCTAGCAAttcaaaaagtaaataaagtgaaaCGAATTGAGAGTTCAGTTTCAATATTACGAATGCTTTTCAGAGTCTTTCAAAGTAAGGATATATTTGTGTAGCCCTAAAGAAATCTGTTAATTTCATCTCTAGAATAAACGCTGAACCAaagccatattttttttttttacagtggaGTGTTTAGCCGCAGTGATGACTAATACAGTCCTTCATGTACAGGGTCAAtaataaagatgaaaaaaaatattgtgtccTGCTGTTACACCAGTGTTCAAAAGCTGAGCACATAAAACGCTCAGTACTGGTCACAGAAAGACCATATCGTCTTAATTAAAAAGAAGATTATGAGATTTAGGTTATCATTTATGTTCAGTCTTCACAGAAAATGATACAGAATtgtgttaaatattttcttcagCTGCCCTAATTATATCTATTATTAATAATCTTCACTTGTACGGTTTCTGGACAATAAAGAGAGCCGTGTTATTAACAGTAAGCATTTCACGCTCTGCTGTTTGACGTGCCACAGGATGATCGAGGAAGGCAGCAAACGAGGCAAGGCCATGGTGGAGAAGAGACAGCTCTTCATGGAAATGAGTGAGTGGAGTCGACTGAGAGAAATCTcttttcacttttcacattCAGCAGCCGATCACGTAATTCTCTCACTGGCTCCAAGTTGCGCAGGAGATGTTTGCTGCTTCACACGTACAGTATGATTCCTCCCACACAGAGACAGTGATAGTGTGTAAATGTTTCTCGAGTAAGAAACACTttagttgtatttctttaaattggACAGGCTTGGAACAGATTTTTCTTAATGCTGTTTTGCAGGAGCTCAAAACTTCGATGTAATCAGACTGTCGACGTACAGGACTGCCTGCAAACTCCGGTTTGTGCAGAAGAGATGCAACCGTAAGAGACTCTCCTCTCATTTCCACTCTAGAAACATTTGTTCCCACATGAATACACTCTCAGTGTTTCCGTTTCCCCCTCTCAGTTCATCTGGTGGACGTGTGGAACATGATCGAGGCGTTTCGTGACAACGGGCTCAACACGTTGGACCACAACGCCGAGATCAACGTGTCGCGGCTGGAGACGATCCTGTCCTCCATCTACTACCAGCTCAACAAGCGGCTGCCCACCACCCACCAGATCAACGTCGAGCAGTCCATCGGGCTGCTGCTCAACTTCATGGTGGCCACCTACGACAGGTACGAGGCAGAGGAGGACTTCTTCTGTTGTTTCGGTAGCGTTGATGCAGGAGACATCAAAAGTGGGGGCGAATGTTAACAAGGGCGCCAAGAAGCAGTTGTTCCCAACAAACCTATGTCCACCTGCCAGCTATTATCACGTTTCtctaaaaagcaaaaacaaaacaaaagtctttTAGCcaaaattatttcatttttcttttcaataatcTCTGGCCCTTAAGGCAGGCTTGAACCTCTggtaaaacaaagcaaagcGTGATTTGATCTGATATCTGTAGTATGTAATAGTGTTTATTTGAATAGGATGCAATTCTGTACGGTAATCTCCACTTTTGGCCACAGTGACGGCTGTTCATCTGAGATATCACGCCTCGATTTAATTTTTACGTGAAAAACTGAATAGTCTGACAACAAACTGATCAAATTTGATCGTTTATAAATTGAACTAATAATCCGCAGCCCTCCTCAGAATAAAATCACTGCTTCAGAACATTCTCAGTTTTCCCAAAGTAGCTACTAACTAAGACCTAGAAACCTTGGAATTTGTAAATTGTGGACCTAGTAAATTAGCTTTTTGACTAGAGTCTGTCAACGCTGCAGGGAATTAAATTCTGGTGACAAAATGCTGAATTGAATATGGTAAACCCCCATATACTGTAGCAGTATGTGGCTTTAGTGGCCTGGACTTTATATTTGATGAACGATCCATCCAGCAAGAATTTAGGCCTCAGGAATCTTTCAGATGTTCTGACAAACATTGGACAGCagatataaaatgtgttgtgtaaaaAACAGTCCCTATCAGCTGGAGTATTCCTGGTGATGTCTTACTGTATATCCCTCCTCTTAAAGTCTGCTCTGAGCTAAAGGCATCCTGTATTATCGACTGTAAAGCTCTCTCATTATTGTCCCGTGAGCTcaagctgattggctgctggcCCCGTCCATTCATCGACCCGTTCAATTGGTTTACTTTTATCGGTAAGGTCACTCTGGTCCCGCTCCGTTATTATTCGTGCTGCCGTATCTCTGACAAACTTTGTGGAAATGACTGTCTGTGATCACAGGAAGCCGTTTGGCTATCTGTCCCTGAGGTCCAAACTGAATTAGGCAGAAGAGCTTTCATGTCCTCGGCTACCTCTGCTCGGAAGCCGGGGCGgaatgaaagtgaaatgaaagaGCGGCTCTCTCTGGGCAAGTTGAATAGGTTTTAAGGGGGTGTTGAGGCAGCCTGATAATGAGCTGAATACACCCCGTTAATCTGTTATCAAAGGTTTTAGTTATTATTTCTTTACAATTTACACATAAACGACTTATTTGTATAATGTATTTATCGTGACGTCaacttttctttatgttttgatCTCAATTCACAATCTCCCAAGAGTTCTAGGttcaaaattgaaaaaaataatagactattttgattaaaaagtcataaatgtgttgtatttctgtGAAAAGCTTACATATCTTTATTAAAGTGAGCCTATGGGACACAACTATATCTGCAGGGAATATTATATGCTTGAATATAAAGAGACAGTAACACAAGAGAGGAGTTACGGTTAATAAATCAAACTTAATCTATAGATAAATGAAGACTGTAGCTGAAAAACTAGTCAGTATATTCagtttaacaaagcttttctttctctctgcagtgaaAGCCATGGGAAGCTGACCGTGTTCTCAATGAAAGCCATGCTCTCTACAATGTGTGGTGGGAAGATTGTGGACAAACTTCGCTGTAAGTGCATTTATATTCCGTTCACATACAGTGTCATAAAACATTGTTTGTGAATGagctgcattttttaaatcagcccTCTGAAATCTGACGTCATGGCTGCAATCATGTAGTGCAGTTGCTCTGATTTAACACACAGGGGCAGTGTAGGAACGTGTATGCAAAATGAATTTGCTTTAACTCTGTATATTTTGACTCTATGCTGAGTATACAGACTGTGGATCAATCATAtacattcataaaaatgttgatAGACTCAAAAGCCTGTCTCAAAAGGCTGATTGCTGATGGcatgttttgtaatgttttactCACAATAATGAATGTGAGATTTGCTTTCTTTCAGATATTTTCTCACAGATCTCGGATTCAAATGGAGTCATGATGTTTGCAAAGTTTGATCAGTTTCTCCGGGAGGTCCTGAAGCTCCCCACAGCCGTGTTCGAGGGTCCGTCTTTCGGCTACACGGAGCACTCGGTGCGGACGTGCTTCCCTCAGCAGGTATGAGGAGCATATTCAAACCACATTCCCACTCTGTGGTTACACTCTGTTCTTTCAAATCTCTAATCATTTACATGTCTtgtttcattcatgtttgtgtgtgtttgtatccaGAAGAAGATTATGCTGAACACGTTTTTGGATGTGTTGATGGCAGATCCTCCTCCTCAATGCCTCGTATGGCTACCGCTCATGCACCGACTCGCTAATGTTGAAAATGGTGAGATCTGGACTCTAACTATATTCACATTGTACACCATCAACAGAATGTctgcttctttattttatttttctacattttaagcCAACACTGTCAGTCTGAGTAAGGATAACTCTCTACATATTTATGACAATTTCCTGTATTTCTCAGTGCATAGCTGTATCCTAAATGTCCCATTTTTGCAACAATAATCGATTATATAGTGGAAGTAATAATAGACAGATTCTATTATCAATATAGTCATAAGTTGCAGCCCTTTGATTAAAACAGAAGTTAAAAAAGGATCCATCCTCAACTTGTTGTTAATTATTGTTATCTCTCTGTGATACCTTCAAACAATAATCAAAATACATATCAATAGTCCCGCTTCACTCCAGTAtcctgaatacacagacacagacagagctTCCAAAGGACTCCTAAGTATATAAACACTTTCTACACTGaaccttttattatttatggccAAGAAAAGGTTAGAAAAAACtgccttaaaaataaattgaagattcaatcaatcaatcgatcaatcaatcaatcaatcaatcaatcaatcaatcaatcaatcaatcaatcaatcaatcaatcaaatcaattaatcaatcaaatcaCACATCTGTCGCTGGTGGTTTaacagtgtgtacagtatgcAGGACCCAGTGTCCTTCGATCCATGCAGTGTACAAGGAGAAGCCccccaaagaaaccccacaatGACGGGGtagaaatggaagaaacctcaggGGGAGCAAAGGAGGAAGATCCCTCTCTCAGGACGGACAGATGTGCTATAGATGCCCTGTACggaataaacaacattaaatacaacatAGACAATCCCAGTGAGAAAAATGATAATATGAAAGTGAAGCAGGATGTCAGAAAGCTTCCATCAGTCgccaaaataacagcaaaagaaaaaatgtctcttttctaACTGCAAATCTTCTCTTTGTGGGGCTTATTTTCCCGCCAGTCTTCCATCCGGTGGAATGTTCCTATTGCCGGAGCGAGAGCATGATGGGTTTCCGGTACCGGTGCCAGCAGTGCCACGGCTACCAGCTGTGCCAGAGCTGCTTCTGGCGCGGCCATGCAAACGGTCCCCATAGCAACCAGCACCAGATGAAGGAGCACTCTTCCTGGGTAAGACCCCGGTCACTCTCACTTTCACCTCCACGTTGTTCCCTTTTAAAAACGATCTTACACTTCCCGTCCTGTCTGTTTAATCCCAGAGATTTTATGGAGGTTTCACTAGTCATATTGATTGAATTTTCTGCCTTGCCGCATCCCCCCCAAAgcgttttcattatttaataaatcGAAACAAGGGAAGTCATAGGAGCTGGATCCCTAAATCCAATTCCCATCAAACTCAGTTTTTGCACAGAAGGGAATGACTCGAGGCTGGGATAACATGCCTGACTGCATGAAACACAGAACACTGTCTGTGATATGAAAACACATCTTGACATTATCTCTGGGACATGTTACACCACAATTTATTGTTGTGCTGAAAACTGTGAAggtttttggaaacattttccTCTAGAACAGTTCTTTTTAGCTGGCCGTATAACTGGCTGCAGACACATACCTGTACCTCCACCTGTATTAGGAGGCTAAAGTGCACTGAGTAAAGGCAAGGCAACTTTAACCCTGTATCAGATTTGACTACAAGTAAACATGATTTTCATTAAACGGCACATGCTACTCTGATCTTCCTGCCCTAAATGTATTAATTAGTTtgtgttttagttattttttactgtTGAACCGTTGAGTGATGAATGACTCCCTACCAAGTTTGCCAGAATCGTTTTCTGCATGACAGTAGATGATTTGAAGACTCTGATATTCATTATGGAAAGACTTCGtattaaaagataaatactGTCTATAGTGTAGCATCATATATCAAAAACAACTTCCCTTATTATTGTATGTTATGGTTATGCTGCATTATTGTCATACCAGACATAAATTCCAGTTTTCAACAAATGGAAGTCGTGCTATCATTCTCAGATGTTCATGTGACTCATTGTGCTGCAGTTTTTGGGCCGCAGGGCAGCCACCAAGACGTCCTGTGAAGCAGCCGATAACGCACTTACTGAATATGCACACACTCCTGCTGATCCACACTTTTGGCACAGAATCTTGACCTAGTTATGCAAATTCCTTCTGAAGCGGCCTGTTTGTACTTTCCCCGCACGATGGTGACAACACACCACGAGCTGACAGATACTTTTGTTTTGTCCCGCCCTCCTCACAGAAGTCTCCGGCCAAAAAGCTGAGCCACGCCATCAGCAAATCCCTCGGCTGCGTCCCCATCGGAGAGCCGCCTCATCCTGTGTTCCCCGAGCAGGCTGAGAGACCCCCGGAGCTCACCCACACTGTGTGAGTGTCATTCCCACAGCATTTGTTACCACTAGATGTTTTATTAATGGCTGCTGATTTGTTGATTAACTGCACAGCCGGGCCCAGTGTGCTGCTGATCTATTGTCTGCTCTTGCCATGTAACTGCCTCCATATTTCCATCCCGCCGCCACACCATGACTGATATACTGCCGTATCGCTAAGATGTCGAGCCCATGATTATTTGCTAACGTGGATATGGTGATATAGTGCGCAGGTTCGGCCGCTAACAGCACCCTCGTCCTCATCAGTCTGCTGACAATGAAACGGGACGATGGTATAAATCTCGCACCGCAGGCTTTGAGGCTCCTGGAAGTCATTACAGGGAATGCATTATATTCTGCAGCTGTCTGAAACCCCGCACactcatttacatttcagatgaaaAATGGTACGATGTCAATAATCGATTCCCCCGCTGAGATACACCCAGTAGTCCACATCGCTAAGGTCACTTCGTATTTTCCCCATCATCCTTACGCCGAATCTGTTTTTGCCTCCAAAAGACAAAGAAATCTGaaaagtgatttattatttttcagtttgtgcCATTAATAGGATCACAGGAAATCTCTTAACTTACTTGGACATTTGTCATAGCTGATTTCGTAACAAAATCCTTCTTCATATTCCAGTCACGACCATACATCTAAGCTGTCTATGTAAGCTTTTGCTTCTGGCAAGTGTCAGTGAGTAATTGATAGTGAGCTTCATCAACGGGCGAGAAACGAGCGCAGTGAATGCCaagaaaaatatacaatgtagaaacaacatcaacatgatTTCCTGTTTCACTGCGAGATAGAAGCCATCGTATCTGAATCAGCGCCCTCATCGAGGCTCTGCCCAACGGTGGCAGCGTTTTTCCTGCCCAAACGTAAGCATTTTTTGCATAAATCTACAAATCTAAACGTGGAAAATCAACTGTTCCCTCCCTGTGGAGATGAGGTGATGGGATTAGCCCTGCGCGCTATAGGCTGTGTAGCATGAAATTACAGCACACAAGattaatattgattaaaatgaaatgtgtggcTGAAACTAGTTTGGATTATGTCTCTCTAGTGCCCTCAGCGAGCTGTAATCTGCGGCTTCTCACTTTGTTTACAACGTTGATTATGTCATGATGATGGAGGCTCAGATATTGACTTCTGCCCAGGTGGAGCTCCTGG encodes:
- the dtnbb gene encoding dystrobrevin, beta b, which codes for MIEEGSKRGKAMVEKRQLFMEMRAQNFDVIRLSTYRTACKLRFVQKRCNLHLVDVWNMIEAFRDNGLNTLDHNAEINVSRLETILSSIYYQLNKRLPTTHQINVEQSIGLLLNFMVATYDSESHGKLTVFSMKAMLSTMCGGKIVDKLRYIFSQISDSNGVMMFAKFDQFLREVLKLPTAVFEGPSFGYTEHSVRTCFPQQKKIMLNTFLDVLMADPPPQCLVWLPLMHRLANVENVFHPVECSYCRSESMMGFRYRCQQCHGYQLCQSCFWRGHANGPHSNQHQMKEHSSWKSPAKKLSHAISKSLGCVPIGEPPHPVFPEQAERPPELTHTVQPKPGANNMNETMLMSSGAPTPTKSVLESPSRLDEEHRLIARYAARLAAEAGNSTQQCPPTDLGFNFDANKQQRQLIAELENKNREILQEIQRLRLEHEQASQPTPEKAQQNPTLLTELRLLRHRKDELERRMSALQESRRELMVQLEGLMRLLKDEEQKQASQSGGSPHSSPSHGAGCSMPMPIRSTSAGSTPTHTPQDCLAGVGGDVLEAFAHGVPRNLRNDLLVAADSITNTMSSLVKELHSVDEVGLEDETNMRNGGDRSTLRVQKH